One Thermofilum pendens Hrk 5 DNA segment encodes these proteins:
- a CDS encoding RecB-family nuclease: protein MATYTVIPVLHNTNSSQRVAEVARIAYGLGYNTLVLSRVYGPAAQVGIPEAQKLALRHNCNLIVLSDLPEVVELLRPNVILVAVPGKYGGRELSEVLKELEGKTSGGEASRIAVVFGGAEPGLSQKEMKTGELVHPDGVEEDIGSTGVAAVTLYLVARWLSLLRTRGATTREGV, encoded by the coding sequence ATGGCCACGTATACCGTGATCCCTGTGCTCCACAATACGAATAGCTCTCAGAGAGTAGCTGAGGTTGCCCGTATAGCATACGGGCTCGGATACAACACGCTCGTTCTCTCCAGGGTTTACGGCCCCGCGGCCCAGGTAGGCATCCCGGAGGCTCAGAAGCTAGCTCTTCGGCATAACTGCAACCTCATAGTCCTCTCAGACCTTCCCGAGGTCGTCGAGCTTCTCCGCCCCAACGTGATCCTAGTAGCCGTGCCGGGAAAGTACGGCGGGCGGGAGCTAAGCGAGGTTCTAAAGGAACTAGAAGGAAAGACCAGTGGAGGAGAGGCTTCCCGGATAGCTGTTGTGTTTGGAGGAGCAGAGCCGGGGCTAAGCCAGAAGGAGATGAAAACCGGCGAACTCGTACACCCGGACGGAGTAGAAGAAGATATAGGCTCAACGGGCGTCGCTGCCGTAACGCTTTACCTCGTTGCCCGCTGGCTTTCCCTTCTTCGCACGCGCGGGGCGACAACTAGGGAAGGCGTCTAG
- a CDS encoding 50S ribosomal protein L37e, giving the protein MVKGTTSFGKRGRNITHIRCRRCGHHSFNVRKGYCAHCGFGRSKRIRRYSWQNKKAVTRIRLV; this is encoded by the coding sequence ATGGTCAAGGGAACCACATCCTTCGGTAAACGCGGCAGGAACATTACCCACATACGTTGCAGGCGATGCGGGCACCACAGCTTTAACGTGAGGAAAGGCTACTGCGCCCACTGCGGTTTCGGGAGGTCTAAGAGAATCCGCCGGTACAGTTGGCAGAACAAGAAAGCCGTGACTAGGATCAGGCTTGTCTAG
- a CDS encoding LSm family protein, which produces MEEGTISVLAESLEKNVLVKLKGGREIRGQLKSYDYHLNLVLENAEEIRGTRTRQLGTIIVRGDNVILVSPAP; this is translated from the coding sequence ATGGAGGAGGGAACGATCTCCGTGCTCGCAGAGTCACTCGAAAAGAACGTCCTAGTGAAGCTCAAAGGCGGGAGGGAGATCCGAGGACAGTTAAAGAGCTACGATTACCACCTGAACCTCGTCCTCGAAAATGCAGAGGAAATAAGGGGTACGCGGACAAGACAGCTTGGAACTATAATAGTCAGGGGGGACAACGTCATCCTGGTCTCTCCGGCACCGTGA
- a CDS encoding ribbon-helix-helix domain-containing protein, with the protein MVQGRGGTYDLVKVNFRVSIEDYNKMLELVKSGEYSSVSELVRHAVELLVSEYKSLDAMKGSR; encoded by the coding sequence GTGGTTCAAGGAAGAGGAGGCACTTACGACTTGGTAAAGGTAAATTTCAGGGTTAGCATCGAGGACTATAATAAAATGCTTGAGCTCGTTAAGTCGGGGGAATACTCGTCGGTAAGCGAGCTTGTTAGACATGCCGTTGAACTACTAGTATCGGAGTACAAGAGCCTCGACGCTATGAAGGGATCTCGCTAG
- a CDS encoding 30S ribosomal protein S6e: MSSKVSFKVVISDPKTGKAEQVEVSGEQALRLIGLKIGDIIDGGLVGKPGVKLQIRGGSGRAGEPMRPDIEGARKGYFLLSGPPGYWPREKGERRRRFVRGNVISDDIVQINTVIVYDEEKAQQATPHARG, translated from the coding sequence ATGTCTTCGAAGGTATCCTTCAAAGTGGTGATCTCCGACCCTAAGACCGGGAAAGCCGAGCAAGTAGAGGTGAGCGGCGAGCAGGCTCTCAGACTCATCGGGCTGAAGATAGGCGATATAATCGACGGAGGGCTAGTAGGTAAGCCGGGGGTAAAGCTTCAGATACGCGGAGGCTCTGGGAGGGCCGGGGAGCCTATGCGCCCAGACATAGAGGGGGCGCGCAAGGGGTACTTCCTTCTCTCAGGACCTCCGGGTTATTGGCCTCGCGAGAAAGGCGAGAGGCGGAGAAGGTTCGTGAGGGGGAACGTTATCTCCGACGATATAGTTCAGATAAACACTGTGATAGTCTACGACGAGGAAAAAGCCCAGCAGGCTACCCCTCACGCGCGGGGCTAA
- a CDS encoding translation initiation factor aIF-1A, translated as MSSPNDESEALEFPLPDGQTTLLCVIQQLLGFDRARVFCSDGKVRLCRIPGKFKKRMWMKVGDVVLVAPWDFQPERGDIIYRYTSNELQKLEKKGLLKELKELLG; from the coding sequence ATGTCGAGTCCCAACGACGAGTCTGAAGCGCTGGAGTTTCCCCTACCAGACGGGCAGACAACCCTACTCTGCGTTATACAGCAACTTCTAGGCTTCGATAGGGCCAGAGTATTCTGTAGCGATGGAAAAGTTAGGCTCTGCAGAATACCCGGGAAGTTTAAGAAGAGGATGTGGATGAAAGTTGGCGACGTGGTTTTGGTTGCTCCTTGGGATTTCCAGCCCGAGAGAGGAGACATTATCTATAGGTACACGTCCAACGAGCTACAAAAGCTGGAGAAGAAAGGGCTTCTCAAGGAGCTCAAGGAGCTACTAGGGTAG
- a CDS encoding thioredoxin family protein has translation MSCRGLPSVSHVELKGLLSEKKVVVVDFYADWCIPCKVVDDMLLRVEKLFERYDSVCFVKVNVDTEKEVAAEYDVLGLPTVIVFAAGKEVKRYTGVPRSLISDLAATVKSLL, from the coding sequence ATGAGCTGCCGCGGCTTGCCAAGCGTTAGCCACGTGGAGCTAAAAGGCCTGCTTTCCGAGAAAAAGGTGGTAGTCGTGGACTTCTACGCAGACTGGTGCATACCATGCAAAGTTGTTGACGACATGCTTCTTCGAGTCGAAAAGCTCTTCGAAAGATACGACTCCGTATGCTTCGTGAAGGTAAACGTTGACACCGAAAAGGAGGTTGCCGCCGAGTACGACGTCCTCGGGCTACCGACAGTCATAGTGTTCGCCGCGGGGAAAGAGGTGAAAAGGTATACCGGCGTTCCCAGGAGCCTTATCTCCGACCTCGCTGCAACGGTGAAAAGCCTCCTATGA
- the fen gene encoding flap endonuclease-1 yields the protein MGVNLTPLVKPKKIGLQGVRGRVLAVDALNSVYQFLALVRDERGMLFTNSRGEVTSHLIGLLSRYSRLAYEYDASFIFVFDGSPHPLKARELEKRKKQREKAKQEYAELLSKGDLRKAFSKAVVSAEVDDRIVESTKRLVRLMGFPVVDAVHDAEAQAAYLVKRGEAWAVSSMDWDSLLYGSPRLVRYLTLTGFEWLPSKQKARKLIPELVTLEELLSGHGITLRQLVDIAILVGTDYNEGVKGVGPLRALKMIKRYGSLENLPVSVRRHLPENYEAVRQIFLNPPLNEKYSLSFSPPDKEGLMKFLVDENDFSPKRVEVYLRRLEAAYERRKGGLTRFLA from the coding sequence ATGGGCGTAAACCTTACTCCTCTGGTAAAGCCAAAGAAGATAGGTCTTCAAGGGGTACGCGGGAGGGTGCTCGCGGTAGACGCTTTGAACTCGGTGTACCAGTTCCTGGCTCTAGTAAGGGATGAACGCGGAATGTTGTTTACGAATTCGAGAGGCGAGGTAACGTCGCACCTCATCGGGTTGCTGTCCCGTTACTCGAGGCTCGCCTACGAGTACGACGCGAGCTTTATCTTCGTCTTCGATGGATCCCCTCACCCCCTAAAGGCAAGGGAGCTAGAAAAGAGGAAAAAACAAAGAGAGAAGGCTAAGCAGGAGTACGCGGAGCTTCTCTCGAAGGGTGACCTCAGGAAGGCCTTCTCGAAGGCTGTGGTCTCTGCCGAGGTCGACGACCGCATAGTTGAGAGCACAAAGAGGCTAGTTAGGCTCATGGGGTTCCCCGTTGTTGACGCGGTGCACGACGCTGAAGCTCAAGCCGCCTACCTCGTGAAAAGGGGGGAGGCCTGGGCTGTAAGCTCCATGGACTGGGACTCGTTGCTGTACGGTTCGCCGAGGCTCGTAAGGTACCTCACACTCACGGGGTTCGAGTGGCTTCCCAGCAAGCAAAAAGCGAGGAAACTCATTCCGGAACTAGTAACGTTAGAGGAGCTCCTAAGCGGGCACGGGATTACTCTGAGGCAACTCGTAGACATAGCCATACTCGTGGGGACAGACTACAACGAGGGCGTAAAAGGAGTTGGGCCTCTCCGGGCATTAAAGATGATTAAACGCTACGGATCGCTGGAAAACTTACCCGTTAGCGTACGGAGGCATCTCCCAGAGAACTACGAGGCCGTGAGGCAAATCTTTCTAAATCCTCCCTTAAACGAGAAATACTCCCTGAGTTTCTCGCCACCAGATAAAGAGGGTTTAATGAAGTTCCTGGTGGACGAGAACGACTTCTCGCCTAAGAGAGTAGAAGTGTACTTGAGGAGGCTCGAGGCCGCGTATGAGAGAAGGAAAGGCGGACTCACGAGGTTCCTCGCGTAG
- a CDS encoding ATP-dependent DNA ligase produces the protein MSTGFVVALFRELVEAAEAAGRVSGRKEKVRILSEFLGRLSPEEASIAARFLAGHVFPEYDNRELGVGYSLVREALKVLDQKPLFLVEPQPPAITEVYRLLERIAGVSGEGSREKKLKLLEGLFSRLSRKEVEYLLRILFGEVRIGASTGLLLEAISRLSGVPYGDVLHAYMVLSDVGDVAFKALESPAALGKVDVSLFHPVKPMLADMAYNVDELFQEHGSPLHLEYKYDGLRVQIHMGRGKVRVFSRRLSDITEYVPDVVERAVEGLHVEEAVVDGEAVAVIGGAPVPFQELLRRVRRKNEREDFLKSLPFELHLFDVIYLNGKSLVREPYSTRSRLLREIVVSEEILAKKTVAYTRQEALEFYESAVRSGNEGVMSKRHSSVYKPGIRGSDWLKLKSFDTIDCVIIAAEWGHGRRSGWLSDYHLGVYDEESGRFLSVGKTFKGLSDAEFEEMTKRLLQLKVREEGYVVYVKPEIVVEVDYSEIQRSKRYPSGFALRFARIRRIRFDKSPYEVTTLRELRERYLRSIRAKRWSPQ, from the coding sequence GTGTCTACGGGGTTCGTTGTGGCGCTCTTCCGAGAGCTCGTCGAAGCCGCCGAAGCCGCTGGGAGGGTTTCCGGCAGAAAGGAGAAAGTACGCATTCTCTCAGAGTTCCTTGGGAGGCTTTCCCCGGAGGAGGCTTCCATTGCGGCTAGGTTCCTCGCGGGGCACGTCTTCCCTGAATACGATAACCGAGAACTGGGCGTCGGCTACTCACTTGTAAGAGAAGCGCTAAAGGTTCTCGATCAAAAGCCTCTTTTTCTCGTAGAACCTCAACCACCCGCGATCACCGAGGTTTACCGGCTACTCGAGCGGATTGCCGGCGTGAGCGGTGAGGGTAGCAGGGAAAAGAAGCTGAAGCTTCTTGAGGGGCTATTCTCGAGGTTAAGCAGGAAAGAGGTTGAGTACTTGCTTCGCATACTGTTCGGGGAGGTTAGGATAGGTGCCAGCACAGGGCTACTCCTAGAAGCCATATCTAGGCTATCGGGTGTGCCGTACGGAGACGTGCTTCACGCATACATGGTGCTGAGCGACGTGGGGGACGTCGCCTTCAAAGCACTGGAATCGCCTGCCGCGCTTGGAAAGGTGGACGTATCGCTGTTCCACCCTGTCAAGCCGATGCTTGCAGACATGGCTTACAATGTCGACGAGCTCTTCCAGGAGCATGGTAGCCCTCTCCACCTCGAGTACAAGTATGACGGGCTACGCGTACAGATTCACATGGGGAGGGGGAAGGTCAGAGTCTTTTCGAGGCGGCTCAGCGACATAACTGAGTACGTCCCAGACGTCGTGGAGCGCGCGGTGGAGGGGCTACACGTAGAGGAGGCGGTTGTTGACGGAGAAGCTGTAGCCGTAATTGGCGGTGCCCCAGTCCCTTTCCAGGAGTTGTTGCGAAGGGTTAGGCGGAAGAACGAGAGGGAAGACTTCCTCAAAAGCCTCCCCTTCGAGCTCCACCTCTTCGACGTGATATACCTTAACGGAAAGTCGCTAGTCAGAGAGCCTTACTCTACTAGGAGCCGGCTACTCCGCGAGATCGTCGTGTCAGAGGAAATCCTGGCGAAGAAGACCGTGGCGTATACACGCCAGGAAGCCTTGGAGTTCTACGAGTCCGCTGTAAGGAGCGGTAACGAGGGGGTGATGTCTAAGCGGCACTCCTCGGTGTATAAACCCGGGATACGTGGGAGCGACTGGCTGAAGTTGAAGTCCTTCGACACCATCGACTGCGTCATTATAGCCGCGGAGTGGGGGCACGGCAGGAGGAGCGGGTGGCTAAGCGACTACCACCTTGGAGTGTACGACGAGGAGAGCGGGAGGTTCCTCTCTGTAGGCAAAACGTTCAAAGGGCTGAGTGATGCGGAGTTCGAAGAGATGACGAAGCGGCTCTTACAGCTGAAGGTTAGGGAGGAGGGTTACGTCGTCTACGTGAAGCCCGAGATAGTGGTGGAGGTGGATTACAGCGAGATTCAGAGGAGTAAGCGGTACCCCTCGGGGTTCGCATTGAGATTCGCGCGCATTAGGCGTATACGCTTCGATAAGAGCCCCTACGAGGTTACAACCTTAAGGGAGCTCAGGGAAAGGTACTTGCGCTCCATACGCGCGAAGCGGTGGTCTCCGCAGTGA
- a CDS encoding MBL fold metallo-hydrolase produces the protein MVSAVRLGVRPIADESLGVRSMSILVETPDVKILFDASSSLAPRRYGLPPHPEEFKAQLRVREEILKAASRADVVTVSHYHRDHYSPPYASLYECLRENEYEEIYSGKVVVAKHPEELINYSQRRRAEAFLEAVRGKAKEIHLLNQGVLRFGGTEIEAFTARHGESLGYVLCFVVRVDGSPFLAFLPDVQGPVDDEVVEKILAYAPEYVVVGGPPLYLSEQKVSGEAVEKGLRNLVRLFTLTQRGTRVIVSHHMLRDPEWRDALIQRGVHEDEIETYSSLLGLPFTGLEAYRKLLFSSNPPPSDYENLLEKFKGKRCDLLLESLGLQ, from the coding sequence GTGGTCTCCGCAGTGAGGCTCGGAGTACGCCCTATAGCGGACGAAAGCCTAGGAGTAAGATCCATGAGTATCCTCGTAGAGACACCCGATGTGAAGATACTCTTCGATGCATCGAGCTCCCTCGCCCCGCGCAGGTACGGGCTTCCCCCTCACCCCGAGGAGTTCAAGGCGCAACTGAGGGTTAGGGAGGAGATCTTGAAGGCTGCGTCGAGGGCCGACGTGGTCACAGTGTCTCATTACCACAGGGACCACTACAGCCCGCCCTACGCCTCGCTCTACGAATGTCTACGCGAAAATGAGTACGAAGAAATCTACTCTGGGAAGGTGGTTGTCGCCAAGCACCCGGAGGAGCTCATCAATTACTCGCAGCGAAGGAGAGCTGAGGCTTTCCTGGAGGCTGTGAGGGGGAAGGCTAAAGAGATACACTTGCTGAACCAAGGCGTACTCCGGTTCGGCGGCACAGAGATCGAAGCGTTCACGGCGCGCCACGGGGAAAGCCTTGGCTACGTGCTTTGCTTCGTGGTTAGGGTCGACGGAAGCCCGTTTCTCGCGTTTCTGCCCGACGTGCAGGGACCGGTAGACGACGAGGTCGTCGAGAAGATACTGGCGTACGCGCCAGAATACGTGGTGGTCGGCGGTCCTCCTCTATACCTCTCCGAGCAGAAAGTATCCGGGGAGGCTGTGGAGAAGGGGTTAAGGAACCTGGTGAGGCTCTTCACCTTAACCCAGCGCGGCACTAGGGTGATAGTATCGCACCACATGCTACGGGACCCGGAGTGGAGGGACGCGTTGATTCAGAGAGGGGTGCACGAGGACGAAATAGAGACGTATAGCTCGCTTCTAGGCTTGCCCTTCACGGGCCTTGAAGCTTACAGGAAGCTGCTTTTCTCTTCGAATCCTCCGCCCAGCGACTACGAGAATCTCCTCGAGAAGTTCAAGGGTAAGAGGTGCGACCTTTTACTAGAATCGCTGGGCTTGCAGTAG
- the ftsY gene encoding signal recognition particle-docking protein FtsY, whose translation MPKLSLGKVFSAIIEEVAYTELDEKTLKRHADAFVLRLVEAGVALEVAEALVADLSGRISGKKLGRFADKRKALLDELRALIRDVFLSAGSVDLDGLVKRGVAGKGFFSILFLGPNGHGKTTTVAKLAYRFRKQGYRVAIAAADTFRAGSIEQVSQWASRAGAEVVSLGYNADPAAVAYEAVKKGEKGDFQVVLIDTAGRMHTKKNLMDEMKKIARVASPDFKVFVGDALVGNDAVEQAKTFFSEVGFDGSILTKFDADIRGGAALSVVYVTKKPLLYVGTGQGIEDLKEFNVEEYLGMLFE comes from the coding sequence ATGCCTAAGCTTAGCCTTGGTAAGGTATTCAGCGCCATTATTGAGGAGGTAGCGTATACTGAGCTAGACGAGAAAACACTGAAAAGACACGCCGATGCATTCGTGTTGAGGCTCGTCGAGGCAGGAGTCGCGCTTGAGGTTGCAGAGGCACTTGTAGCGGATCTCTCCGGGCGGATCTCCGGGAAGAAGCTTGGGAGGTTCGCGGATAAGAGGAAGGCCTTGCTAGACGAGCTCAGAGCACTGATCAGGGACGTCTTTCTCTCGGCGGGTAGCGTGGACCTCGACGGCTTGGTAAAACGCGGGGTAGCCGGTAAGGGCTTCTTCTCAATACTTTTCCTAGGGCCGAACGGCCACGGAAAAACAACCACCGTGGCTAAGCTTGCGTACAGGTTTAGGAAGCAGGGCTACAGAGTAGCGATCGCTGCCGCCGATACATTTAGGGCGGGCTCGATAGAGCAAGTCTCCCAGTGGGCTTCGAGGGCTGGCGCCGAAGTTGTCTCGCTGGGCTACAACGCTGACCCCGCCGCTGTGGCCTACGAAGCTGTGAAGAAAGGAGAGAAGGGCGACTTCCAGGTCGTACTCATAGATACTGCGGGGAGAATGCACACAAAGAAGAACCTTATGGACGAAATGAAGAAGATAGCTAGAGTGGCCTCTCCAGACTTCAAGGTGTTTGTTGGAGACGCCCTTGTGGGAAACGACGCCGTAGAGCAAGCTAAAACGTTCTTCAGCGAGGTCGGGTTCGATGGAAGCATACTGACAAAGTTCGACGCGGACATCAGGGGTGGTGCTGCGCTGTCAGTAGTGTACGTGACGAAGAAGCCGTTGCTCTACGTTGGGACGGGTCAGGGCATCGAGGACCTTAAGGAGTTCAACGTCGAGGAGTACCTGGGAATGCTCTTCGAATAG
- the pfdA gene encoding prefoldin subunit alpha, translating into MQGLAQSRERLAEEYSVLAQVAEELQREIQLAQTLIAEVDSAILALKNISSLEDGKEILVPVSAGVYVRASIKRQEKFLVAIGSNILVEKSLDEAVEFLNKRKEELSQLVERRMNDLNKVVARIREIESSIR; encoded by the coding sequence GTGCAAGGCTTGGCGCAGTCCCGGGAAAGGTTAGCGGAGGAGTACAGTGTACTGGCGCAGGTTGCTGAGGAGCTTCAACGCGAAATACAGCTGGCGCAGACTCTCATAGCGGAGGTTGACTCCGCGATCCTCGCCTTGAAGAATATAAGCTCGCTGGAGGATGGCAAGGAGATACTGGTTCCCGTATCCGCCGGCGTGTATGTGAGGGCTTCGATAAAGAGGCAGGAGAAATTCCTCGTGGCGATAGGCTCGAATATACTCGTTGAGAAAAGCTTGGACGAGGCCGTAGAGTTCCTGAACAAGAGAAAGGAGGAGCTAAGCCAGCTTGTCGAAAGGAGAATGAACGACTTGAACAAGGTAGTAGCGAGGATAAGGGAGATTGAAAGTTCCATTAGGTAG
- the rpl18a gene encoding 50S ribosomal protein L18Ae — translation MAQVKTFEVKGYMVLRYGERRKFTLYLRGLSEREVLESAYSLLGSRHKVTRNHIKVESVTEVPPENVKDNYVKELSRTDKIVVYA, via the coding sequence ATGGCTCAGGTCAAGACGTTCGAGGTTAAGGGATACATGGTGCTTCGGTACGGCGAGCGGAGAAAGTTCACGCTTTACCTTAGAGGGCTGAGCGAGAGGGAGGTTCTCGAAAGTGCTTACAGCTTGCTTGGATCGCGCCACAAGGTTACAAGGAACCACATAAAAGTGGAGAGTGTAACCGAGGTACCGCCGGAGAACGTGAAGGATAACTACGTTAAAGAGCTTTCGAGAACCGATAAAATTGTGGTATACGCGTAG
- a CDS encoding CDP-2,3-bis-(O-geranylgeranyl)-sn-glycerol synthase produces the protein MRISVYACFLGLYFLVFSLIVYVILGAEFLVSVLQPGNVARSMLWVLPAYVANASPVVFSRLVRKRWRLHPMDFGLTFVDGQRLLGDNKTFEGFLGGMLSGVLVGILLAYARFVDGVSAFLLPLGALLGDLGGAFVKRRLRIKPGEPAILLDQLDFVAGALILQGLFSKLPAAEVVVAVVLLTPIVHLLTNMAAFVLGLKDVPW, from the coding sequence ATGAGGATAAGCGTGTATGCATGCTTCCTCGGGCTCTACTTCCTCGTTTTCTCGCTCATCGTCTACGTGATCCTCGGCGCAGAGTTTCTCGTCAGCGTACTGCAGCCAGGGAACGTGGCAAGGAGCATGCTCTGGGTACTACCTGCATACGTGGCTAACGCCTCCCCTGTAGTGTTCAGCAGGCTTGTGCGAAAAAGGTGGAGGCTTCACCCAATGGATTTTGGCTTAACATTCGTGGATGGGCAGAGGCTTCTCGGAGACAACAAGACATTCGAGGGGTTCCTAGGCGGTATGCTCTCAGGGGTTCTCGTGGGAATCCTTCTCGCCTACGCACGTTTCGTAGATGGGGTATCGGCTTTCCTACTCCCTCTCGGCGCCTTACTTGGTGACCTAGGAGGAGCATTCGTAAAACGGCGGCTTCGAATTAAACCCGGCGAGCCGGCAATCCTGCTCGACCAGCTCGATTTCGTAGCTGGGGCTTTAATCCTCCAGGGCTTGTTCTCAAAGCTACCCGCGGCGGAAGTAGTCGTCGCGGTGGTGCTCCTAACCCCCATCGTACACCTATTAACAAACATGGCCGCATTCGTCTTAGGGCTCAAAGACGTCCCTTGGTGA
- a CDS encoding AbrB/MazE/SpoVT family DNA-binding domain-containing protein: MSSGGRRGARGLNITSLPYKVKVYSNNQVLVPAQLVRSLGIQDIEYAEITIRHASSTVSFVARLLKTRFTDSRQFTIPKEVREKIGVAPGMEIEVVEIKPASSVT, from the coding sequence ATGTCCAGCGGAGGGAGAAGGGGGGCACGCGGGCTCAACATCACCTCTCTTCCTTACAAGGTGAAAGTATACTCTAACAACCAGGTACTAGTACCGGCGCAACTTGTACGAAGCCTTGGAATACAGGACATCGAGTACGCCGAGATCACCATACGCCATGCATCATCCACGGTAAGCTTTGTAGCAAGGTTGCTGAAAACCAGGTTCACGGATTCCAGGCAGTTCACTATACCGAAAGAAGTTCGAGAGAAAATAGGAGTAGCCCCCGGGATGGAGATAGAGGTAGTTGAGATTAAGCCGGCAAGCAGTGTTACATAA
- a CDS encoding DUF711 family protein, translating into MRRSAGFKVRAVVLHVDLEKGGDSLEEKLAAFTEAVKAFSETTGVDVWTKRVVANPVPPESFEKAVHALYSAAEPSGINYVAVPQRRPLTPEVLADVMDSYERLYSSATYDDNSTATLVSTVKALSERSPLMAARYAVSFGGFIQTPYFPATATSVEGVSLSLLYPKFLSENPLSKVSETFSGLAARAEKTLPGFLGIDFSLSPWEDESVALLVEKVSGTTLGSPGTIRAIRELNRRINLLAHEARAVGYNEVMLPLAEDNRLKELAKTGQLRFSHLLNYASYCVAGLDMVVIPDTTEDKVLENILLDLSEIQKLKGRILGLRLILAPAEEGDEVEVGFFGKIPVISPLD; encoded by the coding sequence TTGCGTAGAAGTGCAGGCTTCAAGGTACGAGCGGTGGTGCTTCACGTAGACCTAGAGAAGGGCGGTGATTCTCTTGAAGAGAAGCTCGCCGCCTTTACAGAGGCCGTGAAAGCTTTCTCAGAGACAACTGGGGTGGATGTGTGGACCAAGAGGGTCGTGGCAAACCCCGTGCCACCTGAGAGCTTTGAGAAAGCGGTACACGCCCTCTACTCAGCCGCAGAGCCTAGCGGAATCAACTATGTCGCGGTCCCGCAGCGCCGCCCTTTAACGCCCGAAGTGCTGGCGGACGTTATGGATAGCTACGAGAGGCTCTACTCTTCGGCGACATACGACGACAACTCCACTGCCACGTTGGTGTCCACGGTCAAAGCGTTGTCGGAGAGGTCTCCGCTCATGGCGGCTCGCTACGCGGTATCTTTCGGAGGCTTCATCCAAACCCCGTACTTCCCGGCGACGGCGACCTCGGTGGAAGGCGTCTCTCTAAGCCTGCTTTACCCAAAGTTCCTCTCGGAAAACCCTCTGAGCAAAGTCTCCGAGACGTTTTCCGGGCTTGCAGCACGCGCCGAGAAGACCCTCCCGGGCTTTCTCGGGATTGACTTCTCTCTGAGCCCGTGGGAGGACGAGAGCGTTGCACTACTCGTGGAGAAGGTATCCGGGACCACCCTCGGGTCCCCCGGCACTATCCGAGCCATACGGGAGCTTAACCGCAGGATAAATCTCCTCGCACACGAGGCGCGCGCAGTAGGGTACAACGAGGTAATGCTCCCACTAGCAGAGGATAACAGGCTCAAAGAGCTCGCGAAAACTGGGCAACTGAGGTTTAGCCACCTTCTAAACTACGCGTCGTACTGCGTGGCGGGTCTCGATATGGTCGTAATTCCGGACACAACGGAGGACAAGGTGTTAGAGAACATACTACTAGATCTCAGCGAGATTCAAAAGCTGAAGGGAAGAATCCTGGGCCTTAGACTAATACTCGCGCCAGCGGAGGAAGGCGACGAAGTCGAGGTAGGGTTCTTTGGAAAAATCCCCGTGATAAGCCCGCTCGACTAA